The Anabaena sp. PCC 7108 region GCGCTCCGTAGGAATCGCTATTACTGTGAGTCATGATTTTTAGTTAATAGACATCAAATTCTCAAAAGGATGACGATTTTTCCAGCGGTAAGTATTAAAGTCCCGAAAATCAACAGATAGAATCCGCCCATGCCCCAAATGTTCGGCAAGAATAATCAATGAAGCGTCCGCTAAATCCATTGGCAGAGAACTATATTGATTCATCAATTCACTGATTCTTTTCCCATCTTGAACGTTGAGATCAAAAACCTCAAAAGCACCAATTTCTAGGCTATGAATAAACGTCTGTTGAGCATTTGTGCCTGTACGTTTCAAGAGAATATGACAAGTTTCCGTAATCACACACCATGTTGTAACCAGAGGCTCATCAATCGTATCTAGAACTTCTTGAGCGAGAACATGATAATCATCACGGCGATTGATTAGTGCTATCCAAAAGCCAGAATCAACGATGACCATATTTTTCGTTAAGACTTTCAGTGAGATATTGCTTGTAATTAACCGACAAATCAGAGTCCCCTTCAGCACAACCAATCAACCCTGATTCTCTAAGGAGTTGCAAAGGTTTTACAGGGGATTCTTGATGTAATTTTTCATAATAAAGATCGATCGCCACTTTCATAATGTCAGACGCACCTTGATTTGTACGCTGGCGAATATAATTAAACTTACTAGCGCGATCGCTATCAAGCCTTGCATTAACTCTCATATTTTTGCTTGTCATAACTCTGTATGACAATACTATAGCTCAAAAAATTCAAAGTTAAATAGTTCTCAAATAGTTTCCTCATAGGGCGATAGCGTATTGCTAACCCAAGGCTAACGCCAACGCAAAGCGTCCCGGAGGGAACTAGCGCGACCTAGTAATCGCTATTCCTGTGAGTCGTTATTTCTAAGCGATACCTGCGGCGAGGGAAGCGATCGCTTGATGGTAGTTTGAATATCTGATCTTTAAGTTCTTGTAACCTATCTTCCGCACCCTCAACTGTCACAATCGGTTTTTACTCTTTTTTGTGATGATATGAGGATGTATTGTATACCACATCTCAATGAATTAACGGATACATGATGTCGATAAGGCATAATTTATATCCAAAAATCAAGAGAGAATTAAGTGATAATACTATGTGACACCCCAGGGTGCGGAATGTGGGTTGTAACAACATAGATAGCTCCTATGTTTGAATGGTTGTCTAATATATGTTGTCTATTCAATATATTTAGGACTTACGCATTGACAAGATTCCTCAAATATGTAATATGAATTATATTTCTTGTAGGGTGCGTCAGACACGATATTTTCACAAAAAACAGATTCTCTCTATCTGACGCACCTTACTCAATAAGTTATTCCCAAAGGCGAAAACGACGCAATTTCGTTCATTCACATCATGGCAGATTCGTACAGTGCGTAAGTCCTAATATTATAAACAGTCTCGCTTTATAAGTCTAATGTGATTGATCATCGATCACACTTAACACCAATAGGCGAACTCGCACTAATGAATAATCAAACTATCTCTGGTCATTTCTAAAAAATCATACGTCAAAAACAATTCTATTATTTGATTAATATTTTGTCGAAAAAGTTGTTCAATTTGTTTGTTACTAATATTACCTGTCGTTATTAGTAGTAGTTTGTAAGGCTCTTGTTTGATTAAAAAAGAATCTAAAAAATCTTTATCTTTGGTAATAACAATTCTCTGTTCCAGGATTGATAGTTTGTTGATTTCTGAATCTGGAGTTGCATTTTTTAAAGGAAGATTCTTAGTATGTATAACATCACAACCTAAGTTCTCTAATAAATTAGCAATTCGCATTGGTAATTGAGCATCAATCAAGAATTTCATGAAACTAATTGGAGGATACTTTTAACTTGAGTGAGTCGAGTAGCAAAGCTGAGAACTGCTAAAATGTCTTCGTATTCTAAATCATCATAATCTTCTAAAATATCATCAATATTCATGCCTGAACTCAAAAGTTCTAAGATCATTTCCACTGGATAGCGTAATCCACGAATACACGGTTTACCATGACAAATATCATGGTTAATTGTTATTCTATTTAATATAAGATTATTCATGATATTAGATGTTATGTTGGCACTAAATTAATTGTACTTGATTTTTCGAGTTCTATGAAAATGGAAAAAATCGAACTGAAAGTCAGCGTTGTGCGATTCCTGCGGAGCTTCGCTATCGCACTTGGTCAACCGAACTTACGAGCGATCGCACTTGCTCAATCCAACCTACAAGCGATCGCACTACAAAATCACCGTTCACACTTAACCCCAATAGACGATCGCACTTTATCCATCTAACCTACAAGCGATCGCACCTTATCAATCCAACCTACAAGCTAACCTACGAGCGATCGCACTTTATAAATCTAACCTACAAGCGATCGCACTGTAGCGGGGTTGACGAAGGATTAAAGCTAATGATTCAACAGTTCATCTAGGTAAGCAAGAATCCTAAAGTGAAAACTTTATTAGAAGGCTATAACGGGAAAATGCACATTGCAGACTGTTCAGCAATAAAACTAAGTTCCGACTCCTCATCTTCTCTAAGCAGAAGTAGATCTATAGGTAAGCGCAGGCACATTGCACTAAGCTTAGTACGAAGCTTTCCAGTGTCAACTCCACACTGGTAAATAATGAGAAGATCAACATCACTGGGCAGAGCCTCTTGTCGTAATAGTGAACCGAAAAGATACCAGCGTAAATTTGGGAACTCTTTAGAAAGTTTATTTGCAAGGCATTTAAGATATTGAACTACCTCCTTCAATTCCACGGTTTGTTTAAAGCTCCTAATAACTCTGCCCACTTATAAATCTGGACTCCGGCAGAATCAGCAGCCTCCTTTGCTAAAGTCGTTGGACGACAGTTTTGATTTGCAGCAAGAATTGCATCACAGTGACCATACTTATCGAGACCATTTCGTATGGTATCTGCTGATAAGTCATAATCATGAAGAGCTAATATTACAACCTGATGTAGCCCTATTCTTTCTAACTGATATCGTCGGTCATCAAGGCGCTTCACAGTAGAAATACGAGTGTGTTGCTGTAGTCCTCTTAAAATAAACTTTACATCTGGGTTAATGTATGATCTCGGATGCTCCGCTCTCATGGCACGATAAAGGTCACCAAGATCACCTATTACTATCTTATTTTCTTCCGCCAGTTCAATCGCACTACCGTGATAATAAGCATTCTTTGAAATATTCGTAACAAAGCTGACCCCTGTCTCAAAGGTTAAAATATCTAAAAGGTCAGACTTCTTAACATCCATTAGGGCTATTGTAGCGACCTCATATTCATCCCCGATTGTTCTCTTGACTCTTACGCGATTGGGGGAGACGCTGAAGGCTGCTGTGATGTTATCATGACTTTCTAATTTGTTGACTAGCCATGATCCAGTCCATGTATCTTCTCGGCTTTGAGGCATTAGAAATCTCCCAATATCTGATTCATCTCTGCTGGAAATTGAGACCCATGTTCATCAGAGATACCTAAATGATAAGCTTCAAAATCATCTGCATGTTGACGGAAGACTTCAAGCGTTTCAAGCTCTTGTTCATTTAGATATTTTTGGTTAGCATCAAGCAGATGAAGAATATGGCGATTATTGGGTAATATTGTGCTTCGTATTTTTCTAAGCCATATTACTGGAAAGCCACTTTCAGGATTAAATCTTTCATCCGTTTCCGGACCATATCTCAAAAATATCATCCTATTCTCTTTCAACTTTGGCAGAATTGCCAAGCGTACCGAACTTCGAGAAGGGTATTCAGTAACTGCAAATCGTTCAGCAATTTTTTCACGATGAGAACACTTCCATTCTTGAAGAATAGAATCAGGGTATTCTTCTTCAGCCTTATCAATAATAGTGTGACAAGTAGGACACAAAAGAATCAGGTTTTCGTAAGCACCCCTTTCCTCTTCAGAAAGCTTTTTATTTGCACGCGGTCCTACATTACTAGCACTAAAAACATGAGCCATCTCA contains the following coding sequences:
- a CDS encoding CopG family transcriptional regulator; its protein translation is MTSKNMRVNARLDSDRASKFNYIRQRTNQGASDIMKVAIDLYYEKLHQESPVKPLQLLRESGLIGCAEGDSDLSVNYKQYLTESLNEKYGHR
- a CDS encoding type II toxin-antitoxin system VapC family toxin, yielding MVIVDSGFWIALINRRDDYHVLAQEVLDTIDEPLVTTWCVITETCHILLKRTGTNAQQTFIHSLEIGAFEVFDLNVQDGKRISELMNQYSSLPMDLADASLIILAEHLGHGRILSVDFRDFNTYRWKNRHPFENLMSIN
- a CDS encoding nucleotidyltransferase domain-containing protein — protein: MGRVIRSFKQTVELKEVVQYLKCLANKLSKEFPNLRWYLFGSLLRQEALPSDVDLLIIYQCGVDTGKLRTKLSAMCLRLPIDLLLLREDEESELSFIAEQSAMCIFPL
- a CDS encoding DUF5615 family PIN-like protein, with protein sequence MKFLIDAQLPMRIANLLENLGCDVIHTKNLPLKNATPDSEINKLSILEQRIVITKDKDFLDSFLIKQEPYKLLLITTGNISNKQIEQLFRQNINQIIELFLTYDFLEMTRDSLIIH
- a CDS encoding DUF433 domain-containing protein, whose protein sequence is MNNLILNRITINHDICHGKPCIRGLRYPVEMILELLSSGMNIDDILEDYDDLEYEDILAVLSFATRLTQVKSILQLVS